In Tachypleus tridentatus isolate NWPU-2018 unplaced genomic scaffold, ASM421037v1 tig00008109_pilon, whole genome shotgun sequence, one DNA window encodes the following:
- the LOC143243692 gene encoding uncharacterized protein LOC143243692, producing the protein MSAVIDSAAITTVTDITVNVTSSRSGGSRSQSSPKQGHPAVSRQLVRSLSMPTSTQNNINNNLSGLSLAVSSTATTPILNSPQKHALDATSKALVSPNIISAPKLSTLMSVTATGLPHNGGSNSRPPSQGSSQSLPSPKTVIANVNAAQFMGVTQLQSVVSTGDQPLSSPLTSSTPPSGLTTMDMKPSSPAFVGQPPVLQPVFNQNLPGMVNLTFPTAARGTATAGSRRTSGTSATHSVPTSSTLQNLQTIVVKQEAGGKSNSSVATLPILATGTAASTMRSVANVSKPMVARLVSGSQMVSLGSLVPASAGLVTSQPGMAPAGASTIHIQGNSFVRPVGAAAQLNVLQTNQLATAGVKLNRLTLMTQGSNATTTSLSPNVLISQPKLLSVTQGQLGLLQAAQLEAINSATQVTPIPIPTSHSSSPAKAANSSGPSSSVATSPLPGKPSQTLVMSPKGTNQFAAGGTSVSLGSSLPSVIFATSSPGSSSAVVFACQGSLKTTQTYMMAAPGAPPAVIMATAAQQGIRGAAVTPLNVKALQGIKVIPMSQTVAPVKGCKGQPLFARIITPSGGIALHPTGTVTAGLGQQMTGSAAVSIVQGLGPLPMQSSSSLVVSQSCSPGKSTANTLPATISQPLVVQPTASSTETPTTSKE; encoded by the exons ATGAGTGCTGTCATAGATTCTGCTGCCATTACCACAGTAACAGACATTACTGTCAACGTAACTTCAAGCAGGAGTGGTGGGTCCAGATCTCAG AGTAGTCCAAAGCAAGGTCATCCTGCAGTTTCACGCCAGCTTGTGAGGAGCTTATCCATGCCTACAtcaacacaaaataacattaacaataatcTCAGTGGGCTGTCGCTTGCTGTGTCTTCTACAGCTACAACACCCATTCTGAACTCTCCTCAGAAACACGCACTTGATGCTACCTCCAAAGCTCTTGTGTCTCCAAATATAATATCTGCTCCTAAACTCTCCACCTTGATGTCGGTAACTGCAACAGGTCTTCCTCATAATGGTGGAAGTAATTCTCGCCCTCCATCTCAAGGGTCAAGTCAGTCTCTTCCTAGTCCCAAGACTGTTATAGCCAATGTTAATGCAGCTCAGTTTATGGGTGTCACCCAACTGCAATCAGTGGTTTCTACTGGTGATCAGCCTTTGTCTTCTCCTCTGACATCTTCAACACCACCATCAGGATTAACAACCATGgacatgaagccatcttcaccagcCTTTGTTGGTCAGCCCCCTGTTTTACAACCAGTATTCAATCAAAATCTTCCTGGCATGGTGAACCTGACATTTCCTACAGCTGCCAGAGGAACAGCTACTGCTGGTTCAAGAAGAACCAGTGGCACTTCTGCTACTCATTCAGTACCTACATCAAGCACTCTACAGAACCTACAAACTATTGTAGTGAAACAGGAAGCAGGTGGGAAGTCCAACTCTTCTGTTGCTACTCTTCCTATCCTGGCTACAGGAACTGCAGCCAGTACAATGAGATCAGTGGCAAATGTATCTAAACCCATGGTGGCTCGTCTGGTGTCAGGGTCTCAGATGGTCTCCTTGGGCAGTTTAGTACCAGCCTCTGCTGGTCTTGTGACTAGCCAACCAGGAATGGCTCCTGCTGGAGCTTCTACCATTCACATTCAAGGAAACAGCTTTGTTCGTCCAGTAGGAGCCGCAGCTCAGCTTAACGTACTTCAGACTAATCAGCTAGCTACTGCTGGAGTTAA gtTAAACAGATTGACTTTAATGACTCAAGGGTCAAATGCAACAACGACATCTCTCTCTCCAAACGTCTTGATTTCCCAGCCAAAGCTTCTATCTGTTACTCAGGGACAGTTGGGACTACTGCAGGCTGCCCAACTTGAAGCCATAAACTCTGCTACACAGGTTACTCCTATTCCTATACCCACATCTCACAGTTCCAGTCCAGCAAAAGCAGCCAACTCTTCAGGGCCCTCCAGCAGTGTGGCCACCAGTCCATTGCCAGGAAAGCCTTCTCAAACCCTTGTTATGTCTCCCAAAGGAACAAATCAGTTTGCAGCTGGTGGAACCTCAGTTTCTTTAGGCTCATCGCTACCCAGTGTAATATTTGCCACAAGTTCCCCTGGTTCTTCATCTGCTGTAGTGTTTG CTTGCCAGGGGTCTCTAAAAACTACACAAACTTACATGATGGCTGCACCAGGAGCTCCTCCAGCTGTTATAATGGCCACTGCAGCCCAGCAGGGGATTCGAGGAGCAGCTGTCACCCCTCTTAATGTCAAAGCTCTTCAAGGCATCAAAGTGATCCCTATGTCTCAGACTGTAGCACCAGTCAAAGGATGTAAAGGTCAGCCTCTGTTTGCTAGGATCATTACCCCCTCTGGTGGAATAGCACTCCATCCAACAGGTACTGTTACAGCTGGTTTAGGACAGCAAATGACAGGTTCGGCAGCTGTTAGCATTGTTCAAGGCCTAGGACCTCTGCCTATGCAGTCGTCATCATCTCTTGTTGTATCACAGAGTTGCTCTCCTGGAAAGTCAACAGCCAATACCCTTCCTGCAACAATTAGCCAACCATTAGTTGTTCAACCAACTGCCAGTTCCACTGAAACTCCCACCACATCTAAAGAATAA